The Polaromonas sp. SP1 DNA window GACACGCTGCTGCGCTTCCCCTTTCTGGCGCGCCGCCCGGTGGCCGAACTGCAGGAACTGCACGCGCTGGCCGGCAAGTTCCTCAAGCAAAAAGAATTCAGCGGCGCACGCGGCCTGAAGGTCACCGACGAAATGGCCGTGGCCATTGCCGCGCAAGCCTGCCTGCCGGTGCTGCACCTGGGCCTGCGCTGGTACGACGACTTCAAGGGCATCGTGGTGCACCCGGGCGCCATGCTCGCGCGCCGCGAGGTCACCGACCACGCGGGCGTGGTGCACTACTACAGCGAGGCGCTGCTCGGTGAAGCCATGCAGGGCGGCCCCGTCACCCTGAGCTGGCAGGACGTGGCCGACGCCGGCAACTCGGCCGAGCAGGGGCACAACGTGGTGATCCACGAGTTCGTCCACAAAATCGACATGCGCGACGGCGCGGCGGACGGCTGCCCGCCCCTGCCCACGCGCAGCGCCCATGCCTCCTGGCATTCGGTGATGCAGCCGGCCTACGACGAGTTTTGCGAAAAAGTCGCGATGGCCAAGCGCTTCGGCGCCGAGCCGCCCTGGCTGGACGACTACGCCGCCAAATCCCCGGGCGAGTTCTTCGCCGTGACCTGCGAGGCCTACTTCGTCAACCGCGAGCGCTTCACGCTGGACTTTGCGCCCTTGACGGTGCTGTTCGACAAATTTTTTATCCCCGGCAAATAAGGCCGGCCGGCTGCGCCGCGGCCGGCGCGCAGAAGCCTGGATTTCAAGCCAAATCGTGCTCCAGCCCATACGGCGCCTGGGCTACTCGCTCCTGAATTGATAGCAAATCACCCGCACCGGGCTTCGCCGTGCCTGTGGGGCCAGGCCTGCTTTGGGCTGGTTTGGGGCGTTCCGGGTTTTCTTTAGCCACTTCTTTAGCCCTTCTTTAACCCCATTTCCGGCGCCGCCTCGTTTCAACCAGCTCCACCACTTTTCTGGAGCTTCCCGTGAAACCCCAACTTCTTGCCTCCTGCGCCCTGCTCGCCCTGTCTGCCTGGGTTTTGCCGGCGCATGCCGTCGGCAGCCTGGCCGACATCACCGTGATAGACCGCAATACCGGCGCGACGCTGCCGGTCTATTCCCACGGCGGTGAGTACTGGGTGGCGGGCCAGGCTGGCGCCAAATACGCGATTGCCGTGTACAACAAGTCCACAGAACGCGTGCTGGCCGTGACCGCCGTTGACGGCGTGAACGTGGTGAGCGGCCAGACCGCCGCCTGGAACCAGGCCGGCTATGTGTTTGCATCCGGGCAGCAATACCGGCTGACGGGCTGGCGCAAAAGCAGCAGCGAAGTCGCCGCGTTTGAGTTTTCCGCGCTGGGAGATTCCTACGCCGCCCGCACCGGCCGGCCTGCCAACGTGGGCGTGATCGGTGTGGCGCTTTTCAGGGAACAGCAGCCCGAGCCGGTGGTGCAGGCGCCAGCAGTGCAGCCGCCGGTGGTACAAAAGCCTATGGACCCTGCCCGCTTTGACCGCCCGGGTGAGGTGCCCGAGTGGTACCGCCGAAGCCTCTCGCGGCCGCCGGCCTCGCGCCAGGCTTCACCGGAAGCGCCCGTCGCGGGCCAGGCGGAGCAGGCCGACCGCGTCGGCAATGCCGCAGAGGCCTCCGCCGCCGAAAGCCGGCCCCCGGCAGTTCCGCTACCTGCCGCCAAACTGGGCACGGGCCACGGCGCCCGCGAAAACTCCGCCGCATCGCAGACCACTTTTGTGCGCCGGCAAGTCCAGCCCGACGAGGTCATCCGCATCCGCTACGACAGCCGCGAGAACCTGATTGCCAGCGGCGTGATCCCCCAGCCGGCTGCGGCGGCGCCGGTGGCGCCCGTTCCCAACGCCTTTCCAGACTCCCGCGGCTTCTCGTATGTCCCTGACCCAAATTGAGCCCCCACGGTCGCTCACTGCGTGTAGCTCCCTGCCCCCCGGGGGGGCCGCCCGCCTGTGGCCCGGCAAAGCCGGTTCCACGGCTCATGCTGGGTTGAAGAGGTTTGGCGATGGCTCTGTATATGGCTTTCTGCGCCGTGATAATGTGGCCCATGCCCATCGACCCAGCAACGCAAGAAGAAAGCGACGAATCGCTGATGCTGCGCTACGCGGGCGGCGACATCAGGGCTTTCGATGTGCTGTATGCGCGTCACGAGCTGGGGGTGTGGCGTTATGTGTTTCGCAGCGTGCGGGTCCAGGCCGTGGCCGATGACCTGCTGCAGGACGTGTGGTTTTCGGTGGCGCGCAGTGCGCCCACCTACGCCGTGTCGGCGCGCTTCAAGACCTGGCTCTTCACCATCGCGCACAACCGGCTGGTCGACCACTTCCGCACGGCAAAGCAGCACGTGAGCATCGACAGGCACGAGGGTGACGACGACGAAGGCGGCAGCCTCGCCGACACGCTGGCGGCCGACTCGGGTTTTGGCCCGGTGCGGCAGCTGGAGTCGCGCGAGCAGGCCGCGGCCCTGATTGCCGCGGTGGAGCGGCTGCCGCTGGAGCAGCGTGAGGCCTTCCTGCTGCAGGCCGAGGCGGGCCTGAGCGTAGAGGGTATCGCCGAGGCCACCGGTGTGACGTTTGAAACCGCCAAGAGCCGCCTGCGCTACGCGCGAAACAGCCTGCGCCAGCAGCTACAGGAGTTTGCATGACAGAGCCCGACCACAGCCCGCCCGGCGACGAGCTGACAGCGCGCTACCGCGAGGCGAGCGCCGGGGACACACGCCGGCCCGGCGCGCATGTGCAGGCTGCCGTGCGCGCCCATGCACAAATGATGATTGACGCCCGGGCGCAAGGCGCGGCCCCGCAGGTCAAGGCAACGTCATCTGCCGCCAACCAGTCGCGCTGGAAGATTTCCGCCCTGGCCAGCGTGGCGCTGGTGGGCCTGACGGGTTTGCTGGTGCTGCAATTCGACCGCGGCAGCGACGAAGAAAAAGACCTGGCATTTGGCCAGCCCAGCGCGAGTGCGCCGCCTTCCGCACCGGCACCGGCACCGGCACCGGCACCGACACCGACACCGACACCGACACCTGCACCTGCACCTGCACCTGCACCTGCACCTGCACCTGCACCTGCACCTGCACCTGCACCTGCACCTGCAGCAGCGCCAGCACCTGCGCCCGACCCGGTAACCACCACACCGCAAGCACCCAAAACACCACCTGCACCCCAGGCGCCGCAAGGGGAGGCCAAACCCAAAGCGGCAGGCAATGACTCGCCATGGGTGCCCGAGCCGCCCGCAAAGCCCGCCGCCAAAGCCGGGGCAGACAGCGCGCGAACCCTGGGCGGCGCAGCGCCCCCGCCTGCTGCCGCCGCCGCGCCCGCCCCCTCCCCCCGCGCCATGACGCAAGACAACGCCGGCTTCACCGCTTCCCCTCGCATGGCCGATGCGCCCGCAGCCCCCATGGCACGGGGCGAAGCGCCCGTTTCGCGCTCCGCACCCGCAGCCGCACCCGCAGCCGCGCCTGCACCCGCCATGGCCGCCCCTGCTGCAGCCGCTGCGGCGGCAGAACAAAGACAGGAAAAATCCGCCGCCCCCGCGCGCGCCCTGCGCGCCGAACCGGCCAGCGCACTGGGCCTTGCCGGCCCCCTGCTGCAAGCGGCCCGCAATGCCGACCTGCCGCAACTCGATCGGCTGCTGCAGCAAGGCGCGCCGCTCAATGCGGCC harbors:
- a CDS encoding zinc-dependent peptidase translates to MLNWLRTLGGSKGPTKTIPDTLWMDTLLRFPFLARRPVAELQELHALAGKFLKQKEFSGARGLKVTDEMAVAIAAQACLPVLHLGLRWYDDFKGIVVHPGAMLARREVTDHAGVVHYYSEALLGEAMQGGPVTLSWQDVADAGNSAEQGHNVVIHEFVHKIDMRDGAADGCPPLPTRSAHASWHSVMQPAYDEFCEKVAMAKRFGAEPPWLDDYAAKSPGEFFAVTCEAYFVNRERFTLDFAPLTVLFDKFFIPGK
- a CDS encoding sigma-70 family RNA polymerase sigma factor is translated as MPIDPATQEESDESLMLRYAGGDIRAFDVLYARHELGVWRYVFRSVRVQAVADDLLQDVWFSVARSAPTYAVSARFKTWLFTIAHNRLVDHFRTAKQHVSIDRHEGDDDEGGSLADTLAADSGFGPVRQLESREQAAALIAAVERLPLEQREAFLLQAEAGLSVEGIAEATGVTFETAKSRLRYARNSLRQQLQEFA
- a CDS encoding ankyrin repeat domain-containing protein, encoding MTEPDHSPPGDELTARYREASAGDTRRPGAHVQAAVRAHAQMMIDARAQGAAPQVKATSSAANQSRWKISALASVALVGLTGLLVLQFDRGSDEEKDLAFGQPSASAPPSAPAPAPAPAPTPTPTPTPAPAPAPAPAPAPAPAPAPAPAPAAAPAPAPDPVTTTPQAPKTPPAPQAPQGEAKPKAAGNDSPWVPEPPAKPAAKAGADSARTLGGAAPPPAAAAAPAPSPRAMTQDNAGFTASPRMADAPAAPMARGEAPVSRSAPAAAPAAAPAPAMAAPAAAAAAAEQRQEKSAAPARALRAEPASALGLAGPLLQAARNADLPQLDRLLQQGAPLNAADAAGRTPLILAVMQGHTAVVQRLLAAGANTALIDKDGLNALQHARRLGFDGIARLIEAAR